In Opitutaceae bacterium TAV5, one genomic interval encodes:
- a CDS encoding N-terminal cleavage protein gives MNPRPYPHFRHPSRFAFTLIELLTVIAIIGILAAIIIPTVGVVRSKARASHCASNLRQIGLALHLYANENRDMFPARGSMGDTENPPWMWRLAPYVSINVNQLGAPPKPKSVGVLACPDPKFDPWNSESRTSYAYNNFIHETTKPWLYRRGAVPDPSRTFFILEIDAAAETVSYDSTTRFAYRHPGNTANVLFVDAHVVTLKGPLQKTDERWKWW, from the coding sequence ATGAACCCCCGCCCATACCCGCATTTTCGGCATCCTTCCCGTTTCGCCTTCACGCTGATCGAGCTTCTCACCGTGATTGCGATCATCGGCATCCTTGCCGCGATCATCATTCCCACGGTCGGCGTCGTGCGCAGCAAGGCGCGCGCCAGCCATTGCGCCTCCAACCTGCGCCAGATCGGCCTCGCGCTGCATCTCTATGCCAACGAAAACAGGGATATGTTTCCCGCGCGGGGTTCGATGGGTGACACCGAAAATCCGCCATGGATGTGGAGACTCGCGCCCTATGTGAGTATCAATGTCAACCAGCTTGGCGCGCCACCCAAACCCAAGTCTGTTGGTGTTCTTGCCTGTCCCGATCCGAAGTTTGATCCCTGGAACTCCGAATCCAGGACTTCATACGCCTACAACAACTTCATCCATGAAACCACCAAGCCGTGGCTCTACCGGCGCGGCGCCGTGCCTGATCCGTCCCGGACCTTTTTCATACTCGAAATCGATGCCGCTGCGGAAACCGTGTCCTATGACTCCACAACCCGGTTTGCGTATCGTCATCCCGGCAACACTGCCAACGTCCTTTTTGTCGACGCTCATGTCGTAACGCTCAAGGGACCGCTCCAGAAAACCGACGAACGATGGAAGTGGTGGTGA
- a CDS encoding N-terminal cleavage protein has product MNSAPCVSAPSTRLRQRGFTLIELLAVIAIIGILAGILIPVVGAVRGKARAAQCLSNMRQIGLAMNLYADENKDSFPRRYGDSTNGADETKTWMWKLAPYVGMSENLMGPSPLPKAAGIFVCTVFDQKAEGRVVSYGYNWHIRSTAWDYRRGALPAASRTFLVVEMRKDGEDRTRDAGDLIRRHPGNISNVLFADGHVSGLREAVESTDPRWLP; this is encoded by the coding sequence ATGAATTCTGCCCCTTGCGTTTCCGCTCCGAGCACACGCCTCCGTCAACGTGGATTCACACTCATCGAACTTCTTGCCGTTATCGCGATCATCGGCATCCTGGCGGGCATTCTCATCCCTGTTGTCGGCGCCGTCCGCGGCAAGGCCCGGGCCGCGCAGTGCCTGTCCAACATGCGCCAGATCGGCCTGGCGATGAATCTTTATGCCGATGAAAACAAGGACAGCTTCCCGCGTCGTTACGGAGACAGCACCAACGGCGCGGACGAAACAAAAACCTGGATGTGGAAACTCGCTCCCTATGTCGGCATGTCCGAAAATCTGATGGGACCGAGCCCGTTGCCCAAAGCTGCCGGGATATTCGTTTGCACGGTGTTTGACCAGAAAGCCGAAGGCCGTGTAGTATCCTACGGATACAACTGGCATATCAGAAGCACTGCCTGGGATTACCGGCGCGGCGCTCTTCCGGCGGCGAGCAGGACATTTCTGGTGGTGGAGATGCGCAAGGATGGCGAGGACAGGACGCGCGACGCCGGCGATCTGATTCGCCGTCATCCCGGCAACATCAGCAACGTCCTCTTTGCCGACGGCCACGTCAGCGGCCTCAGGGAGGCTGTCGAAAGCACCGATCCCCGATGGCTGCCGTAA
- a CDS encoding LacI family transcriptional regulator, with protein sequence MRTNLRAIAKEAGVGVATASRAMRGLANVSPAARRRVEEAARKLGYVRDPQLSSALAFARRPEKPVYRETFAFLGALPESEHAKIPWLRGIHAGFCERAANLGYTVRYITTPRQTRAQRVLSRELHSQGIRGLAVSSRPEWSPFSMELTWEHFAAVELGRALWSPSLPRVDREITDDFFGMFAEIRQRGYQRIGLAMSHTDEVRRRWSVLATYLLFQHQNRDLPALRPLEEEDGRDYSAKALERWIEREKPDVIVVNGSEPLDWLREAGWRVPEDVALCRIDCLPDRPETGLAGNYEQMGASAVDLLSSALERGELGLLTYPGVHSTPNRWHEGETLPALKGQERGVS encoded by the coding sequence GTGAGGACCAACCTGAGAGCGATTGCGAAGGAGGCGGGGGTGGGCGTGGCGACGGCGTCGCGCGCCATGCGCGGGCTGGCCAACGTGTCTCCCGCGGCCCGCAGGCGCGTGGAGGAAGCGGCGCGCAAGCTCGGATATGTGCGCGATCCGCAACTTTCCAGCGCGCTGGCCTTCGCCCGGCGGCCGGAAAAACCGGTTTATCGGGAGACGTTCGCGTTTCTGGGGGCCTTGCCGGAATCCGAACACGCGAAAATACCGTGGTTGCGAGGAATCCATGCCGGGTTCTGCGAGCGCGCGGCAAATCTGGGTTACACGGTGCGCTATATCACGACGCCGCGTCAGACGCGGGCGCAGCGCGTGCTTTCGCGGGAATTGCATTCGCAAGGTATCCGCGGACTGGCGGTGTCGTCGCGACCGGAGTGGTCGCCGTTTTCGATGGAGCTGACGTGGGAGCATTTCGCGGCCGTGGAACTGGGAAGGGCATTGTGGTCGCCGTCATTGCCGCGTGTGGATCGCGAGATCACGGACGATTTTTTCGGGATGTTCGCGGAAATCCGGCAAAGGGGCTACCAGCGCATCGGGCTGGCAATGAGCCACACGGACGAGGTGCGGCGGCGGTGGAGCGTGCTGGCTACGTATTTGCTTTTTCAACACCAGAATCGGGATCTTCCTGCGCTGCGTCCGCTGGAGGAGGAGGATGGCCGCGATTACTCGGCGAAAGCGCTGGAGCGGTGGATCGAACGGGAGAAGCCTGACGTAATCGTGGTAAACGGGTCGGAGCCGCTGGACTGGCTGCGCGAAGCGGGATGGCGGGTACCGGAGGATGTGGCGTTGTGCCGGATCGACTGCCTGCCGGACCGGCCGGAAACCGGGCTGGCGGGGAACTACGAACAGATGGGCGCGTCGGCAGTAGATTTGCTGAGCAGCGCGCTGGAGCGCGGTGAGCTGGGATTGCTGACTTATCCAGGGGTGCACAGCACGCCGAACCGTTGGCACGAAGGGGAAACGCTGCCGGCTCTGAAAGGGCAAGAGCGAGGGGTGTCATGA